A genome region from Schlesneria paludicola DSM 18645 includes the following:
- a CDS encoding MFS transporter, with translation MSRKPLLIIFITVFVDLLGFGIVLPLLPRYAEHFLPAVERVQDSTVSDAGAATEPAATDTAVAHGEFSFTAHRNRRAGLILGCLMASFSAMQFLFAPLWGMLSDRIGRRPVLLVGLAGSTIFYALFALVTQWGNSGPILGLSPLVWLFVTRIGAGISGATIPTAQAYIADCTDESSRGKGMAIIGAAFGIGFTFGPLLGSLFVPNQLNAAPSPAPGYVAAVLSGLAFIFGFTSLPESRKLGVTGHASTHGWLKIGAMPRVLSHRVLGPIILAVFLTTFAFAQFETTLAMLTKRLGVDDRGNFYVFAYIGLVLTLAQGILVRRLIPRLGEYRMALVGVVLMTVGLLLISQTAYRAQTLRQIGDQVASFDIKDAVAVFRSEQANSSRTDQEFLSELAASKGWTLPTLPAGTEYRIDANKPQLIVAERGSNSWSPLWTLVFVLPVVVIGFSATTPALQAMLSLSSGNDEQGEVLGVGQSISSLARIAGPVVGMTLQDRNLAFPYWAAAGLMAIGILMVARLKQVIPARTIPASPSQSTH, from the coding sequence GTGTCACGTAAGCCGCTGTTGATCATCTTTATCACTGTGTTCGTCGACCTGCTGGGGTTTGGGATTGTTCTACCCCTGTTGCCTCGATATGCCGAGCATTTTTTGCCTGCGGTCGAGCGCGTCCAGGACTCGACAGTGAGTGATGCGGGGGCGGCGACGGAGCCAGCCGCCACCGATACGGCCGTGGCGCATGGGGAATTCTCATTCACGGCGCATCGAAATCGACGTGCGGGGCTGATTCTCGGCTGTTTGATGGCATCGTTCTCGGCGATGCAGTTCTTGTTTGCGCCGCTGTGGGGAATGCTTTCCGATCGGATTGGGCGGCGGCCTGTGCTGCTCGTTGGTTTGGCGGGGTCGACGATCTTTTATGCTTTGTTTGCGCTGGTGACGCAGTGGGGGAATTCAGGGCCGATTCTGGGGCTGAGTCCACTCGTCTGGTTATTTGTGACGCGGATTGGTGCGGGGATCTCGGGGGCCACGATTCCGACGGCTCAAGCTTACATTGCCGATTGCACGGACGAATCGTCGCGTGGCAAGGGGATGGCGATTATCGGGGCGGCATTTGGGATTGGATTCACGTTTGGCCCCCTGCTCGGCTCGCTGTTTGTTCCTAATCAACTGAACGCCGCGCCAAGTCCCGCGCCGGGCTATGTTGCTGCGGTGCTATCTGGCCTCGCGTTCATTTTTGGTTTTACCTCGTTGCCCGAATCACGGAAGCTGGGTGTCACTGGCCATGCGTCGACGCATGGTTGGCTGAAAATTGGGGCGATGCCGCGTGTTCTTTCTCACCGTGTGCTCGGCCCCATTATTCTGGCGGTGTTCTTGACCACGTTCGCCTTCGCACAGTTCGAGACGACGCTGGCGATGCTGACCAAGCGATTAGGGGTCGACGATCGCGGCAATTTCTATGTATTCGCATACATCGGGCTGGTCCTAACGCTGGCGCAGGGGATTTTGGTGCGTCGCTTGATCCCACGATTGGGTGAGTACCGCATGGCGCTCGTTGGTGTTGTGTTGATGACCGTTGGGCTCTTGTTGATCAGTCAAACGGCCTATCGCGCACAGACACTTCGGCAGATTGGGGACCAGGTGGCGAGTTTCGATATCAAAGACGCAGTGGCGGTGTTTCGATCTGAACAGGCGAACTCGTCACGCACGGACCAGGAATTTCTAAGCGAGTTGGCTGCGTCCAAGGGCTGGACCTTGCCTACGTTGCCAGCCGGAACGGAATACAGAATCGATGCGAACAAACCTCAATTGATCGTTGCGGAACGTGGTTCGAACTCGTGGTCGCCGCTCTGGACACTGGTGTTTGTCCTGCCGGTGGTCGTAATTGGATTCTCGGCCACGACACCTGCGCTGCAGGCCATGCTTTCGCTGAGCAGCGGGAATGACGAACAGGGGGAGGTCTTAGGTGTGGGGCAAAGCATTTCGTCACTCGCGAGAATTGCGGGGCCCGTCGTCGGGATGACGTTGCAAGACCGCAATCTGGCGTTTCCCTATTGGGCTGCTGCGGGCCTGATGGCCATCGGGATTCTGATGGTGGCTCGTCTGAAGCAGGTCATACCCGCGCGAACGATACCCGCATCCCCTTCACAATCGACGCATTGA
- the murJ gene encoding murein biosynthesis integral membrane protein MurJ, giving the protein MRLVSLCTIVSRILGLLRDQAMGAIFGAGPLLDAFTVAFRLPNLARVLLGEGALTTAFLPVFMEELHERGRDSAARLTWAVFFCLTGVLCTLILVAEGVLLTITQCFDLGPESRLLCNLTAYLLPYVLMICLAAQVGAVLNALGRFLWPALVPSILNLVWLIAMWKVVPLWSDEISRIYATAACVVIGGGLQLLFPLPILFASGFGYRRDWREALGSVRRIAMTMLPVILGLSITQLNAVLDSFVAWGFTRPETHSASNWFSDISSYPLPEGTATALYLGQRLYQFPLGVFGVALGTVLFPLLTSHAQRGETDKLRADLSLGIRLVLAIGLPASAGLMLIAHPLSTAFFEYGRFDAEAAHQTGTMIAAYSSGVWAYCGLLILQRGFYAIGDRLTPMYLGMAAMLGNLILDLTLIWPFGGKGLAFSTALIAAVQCAATVRLLQLKIGPMHWQEIGRTGVKTLFATGVMSILCLMMFAVLDGTNFGSGRFVRLGLPLLVGVVGFLIMARLIRLDEPWQILAGRHPKNADKSIPDPAATAD; this is encoded by the coding sequence GTGCGACTAGTCAGTCTGTGCACGATCGTCAGCCGAATTCTTGGGTTGCTTCGCGACCAGGCGATGGGTGCCATCTTTGGCGCTGGCCCCCTTCTGGACGCCTTTACGGTCGCCTTTCGACTGCCCAATCTCGCACGCGTGCTTCTCGGAGAAGGGGCTCTTACAACGGCATTTCTGCCCGTGTTTATGGAAGAACTGCACGAACGCGGCCGTGATTCGGCCGCAAGGCTCACCTGGGCCGTATTTTTCTGCCTGACAGGGGTCCTCTGCACCTTGATCTTGGTTGCAGAGGGAGTCTTGCTGACCATTACCCAGTGCTTCGACCTAGGCCCTGAATCGCGTCTTTTGTGCAACCTGACGGCGTACCTGCTTCCATATGTTCTGATGATTTGCCTCGCCGCGCAAGTCGGAGCCGTACTGAACGCACTCGGCCGCTTTCTGTGGCCCGCCCTCGTTCCTTCCATCCTGAACCTCGTCTGGTTGATCGCGATGTGGAAAGTCGTGCCTTTGTGGTCCGACGAAATCAGTCGGATCTATGCGACGGCGGCCTGCGTCGTCATCGGAGGAGGACTGCAGCTTCTCTTTCCACTCCCAATCCTATTTGCGAGCGGTTTCGGCTATCGTCGCGATTGGCGCGAGGCCTTGGGCAGCGTTCGCAGAATTGCCATGACGATGCTGCCAGTCATCCTGGGACTTTCGATCACCCAACTGAACGCGGTTCTCGACAGTTTTGTCGCGTGGGGGTTCACCCGCCCAGAAACGCACTCTGCCTCAAACTGGTTTTCCGATATCTCGTCTTACCCCTTACCCGAAGGCACCGCCACCGCCTTATATCTCGGCCAACGCCTCTATCAATTTCCGCTCGGTGTGTTTGGCGTGGCGTTGGGGACGGTACTTTTCCCGCTTTTGACCTCCCACGCCCAGCGCGGTGAAACCGACAAGCTCCGCGCGGACCTCTCGCTGGGAATTCGCCTGGTGCTCGCAATCGGCCTGCCTGCAAGTGCAGGACTCATGTTGATCGCTCATCCGCTCTCAACGGCATTTTTTGAATACGGCCGATTCGATGCCGAGGCGGCACATCAAACGGGAACGATGATCGCCGCCTACAGTTCAGGCGTCTGGGCCTATTGTGGCCTACTCATTCTACAACGCGGATTCTATGCCATCGGCGATCGATTGACCCCGATGTATCTCGGAATGGCCGCGATGCTGGGAAATTTGATTCTTGACCTGACGCTGATCTGGCCCTTCGGCGGCAAAGGGCTCGCATTTTCAACGGCGCTTATCGCGGCCGTGCAATGCGCGGCAACCGTCAGGCTCCTACAGCTCAAAATCGGCCCAATGCATTGGCAAGAGATTGGCAGAACTGGGGTCAAAACTCTATTTGCCACGGGCGTGATGAGCATTCTGTGCCTGATGATGTTTGCGGTTCTCGATGGAACCAACTTTGGATCAGGTCGGTTCGTTCGCCTTGGCCTTCCGTTGCTGGTGGGTGTGGTCGGCTTTCTGATCATGGCACGCCTGATTCGCCTCGACGAACCTTGGCAAATCCTCGCGGGAAGACACCCCAAAAACGCCGACAAATCAATACCGGATCCGGCCGCTACGGCGGATTGA
- the ffh gene encoding signal recognition particle protein, which produces MFEGITGGLKSALSLLGRGGKLTEANIRDGLAQVRKALLEADVHYDVATTFIKRCTEQAIGDAVLKSLRPDQQIVGIVHQQLVDLMGPTDHSLHLRKDGLSKIMMCGLQGSGKTTTCGKLAKMLKEQNKKPMLVAADLQRPAAIEQLKVIGEQLGVPVYSEPPAGTTPLKVCGNALAAAKQAGVDVIIFDTAGRLHVDPQLMNELEQIDRKVQPDQILLVCDAMTGQDAVNSAKAFNDALELDGVILTKLDGDTRGGAAISVKEVTGVPIKFVGMGEQLDKLEPFHPDRMAGRILGMGDIVTLFEKAAEQMDEDEVARQQAKMAAGKFTLEDFRDQMKMIRKMGSLKDLMKMIPGLGGLLASNPDIDADADMGRIEAVISSMTPYERTHPDKIDRSRRHRIARGAGTEPSEVNRLLKDFQNMAGMAQKMSGMGVMDKMRAVRELTQGGMGNPAGGFKMAKERSKRGPLDQNLADEKRKKARKDAKKQKKKNR; this is translated from the coding sequence ATGTTTGAAGGTATCACTGGCGGCCTGAAGTCTGCGCTTTCCCTATTGGGGCGCGGCGGTAAACTCACCGAAGCCAATATTCGGGATGGGTTGGCACAGGTCCGTAAAGCACTGCTCGAGGCCGATGTCCACTACGACGTCGCCACCACGTTCATCAAACGATGTACAGAGCAGGCCATCGGTGATGCGGTTCTCAAGTCGCTCCGGCCCGATCAGCAGATTGTCGGGATCGTTCATCAGCAGCTCGTCGACCTCATGGGGCCGACGGATCATTCGCTTCATCTTCGTAAAGATGGCCTCAGCAAGATCATGATGTGCGGGCTGCAGGGAAGTGGTAAAACCACCACCTGCGGCAAGCTTGCCAAGATGCTGAAGGAACAAAACAAGAAGCCAATGCTAGTTGCAGCGGACCTTCAGCGCCCCGCAGCGATCGAGCAACTCAAAGTGATCGGTGAACAGCTTGGCGTTCCCGTCTACAGTGAGCCTCCTGCTGGCACAACTCCGCTAAAAGTTTGCGGAAACGCCTTGGCCGCAGCCAAACAAGCGGGCGTCGACGTCATCATTTTCGACACGGCAGGACGTCTGCACGTTGATCCACAGCTCATGAACGAGCTGGAGCAGATCGACCGCAAAGTCCAACCAGATCAGATCTTACTCGTTTGCGACGCAATGACTGGCCAGGACGCCGTCAACAGCGCCAAAGCCTTCAATGACGCTTTGGAACTCGACGGAGTCATTCTGACGAAGCTGGACGGCGACACCCGCGGCGGTGCGGCAATCAGCGTCAAAGAAGTCACCGGAGTTCCAATCAAGTTTGTCGGGATGGGTGAACAACTCGACAAGCTGGAACCATTCCATCCGGACCGGATGGCCGGTCGTATCCTCGGCATGGGAGACATCGTCACCCTGTTCGAGAAAGCCGCCGAGCAGATGGACGAGGACGAGGTCGCTCGCCAACAGGCGAAGATGGCGGCCGGAAAGTTCACGCTCGAAGATTTCCGCGACCAGATGAAGATGATCCGCAAGATGGGATCGCTGAAGGATCTGATGAAGATGATCCCCGGCTTGGGCGGCCTTCTGGCTTCCAACCCCGACATCGACGCCGATGCCGACATGGGACGGATCGAAGCGGTGATCAGCTCGATGACGCCCTATGAGCGAACTCATCCCGATAAGATTGACCGCAGCCGCCGTCATCGTATTGCACGCGGAGCGGGCACTGAGCCCTCTGAAGTGAATCGTCTTCTCAAAGACTTTCAAAACATGGCTGGCATGGCCCAGAAGATGTCGGGCATGGGCGTCATGGACAAAATGCGAGCCGTCCGCGAACTCACCCAGGGCGGAATGGGCAATCCGGCCGGTGGATTCAAAATGGCCAAGGAACGCTCGAAACGCGGCCCATTGGACCAGAATTTGGCGGACGAAAAGCGAAAAAAGGCGCGCAAAGACGCCAAGAAGCAGAAGAAAAAGAACCGCTAA
- the rpsP gene encoding 30S ribosomal protein S16, with product MAVRIRMKKIGRKHRPFYRICVMDSRVHREGKAIEEIGWYDTSVADKSKRVKVNLERVEYWVSVGASMSDRVATLVKKVKTNSFTTAAAPAPMLAPKVKEAPAPAAADGEAAPAEDAAAE from the coding sequence GTGGCAGTTCGAATTCGTATGAAGAAAATTGGACGGAAGCATCGACCGTTCTACCGAATTTGCGTGATGGATTCGCGCGTTCATCGTGAAGGTAAAGCCATCGAAGAGATTGGCTGGTATGACACGTCCGTCGCAGACAAGTCGAAACGCGTGAAGGTCAACCTCGAACGCGTCGAGTACTGGGTGTCCGTCGGCGCCAGCATGTCGGACCGCGTTGCCACGCTCGTCAAGAAGGTGAAGACCAACAGCTTCACGACGGCCGCCGCACCTGCACCAATGCTCGCTCCGAAGGTCAAGGAAGCTCCGGCTCCAGCCGCTGCCGACGGAGAAGCGGCCCCCGCTGAAGATGCAGCAGCCGAGTGA
- the trmD gene encoding tRNA (guanosine(37)-N1)-methyltransferase TrmD, producing MRFDVLTLFPELFHSYLQQSLLKLAIDNQRVDVQLWNIRDWATDKHKSVDDTPYGGGPGMLIACPPVYDCVEAVQAAVETPGQLVMLTPQGRKLDQSLVQELATFPRLLLLCGRYEGFDERINLGLKPLEVSAGDFICNGGEVPAMMVIDTVIRLVPGVLGDETSSKYDSFGESGLLEYPQYTRPREFRGMSVPEILLSGNHGEIAKWRHQQSLERTQRKRGDLMQ from the coding sequence ATGCGTTTCGATGTCTTAACCCTGTTCCCAGAACTGTTTCACAGCTACCTGCAGCAAAGCCTGCTCAAGCTCGCAATCGACAATCAGCGGGTCGACGTGCAGTTGTGGAATATCCGGGATTGGGCCACAGACAAGCACAAATCCGTCGACGACACACCGTATGGCGGTGGACCAGGCATGCTGATCGCCTGCCCCCCGGTTTACGACTGTGTGGAAGCAGTTCAAGCGGCGGTTGAAACACCCGGCCAGTTGGTGATGCTGACGCCGCAAGGACGAAAGCTTGACCAGTCGCTGGTACAGGAACTGGCAACATTTCCTCGGTTGTTGTTACTGTGCGGACGTTACGAAGGATTTGATGAGCGGATCAATCTAGGGCTGAAACCACTGGAAGTATCGGCAGGTGATTTCATCTGTAACGGTGGTGAAGTACCTGCGATGATGGTGATCGATACAGTCATTCGATTGGTACCTGGAGTATTGGGAGACGAGACGAGCAGCAAGTACGACTCGTTCGGTGAAAGCGGGCTGCTCGAATATCCACAATACACGCGACCACGCGAGTTTCGGGGAATGTCAGTTCCCGAGATTTTGCTGAGCGGCAATCACGGCGAAATCGCCAAGTGGCGGCATCAACAAAGTCTCGAACGGACTCAGCGGAAACGCGGCGACTTGATGCAATAA
- the rplS gene encoding 50S ribosomal protein L19 — protein MIRQLIKQVEDQYLRKEPLSFEIGDTVEVHQRILEGDKERIQIFNGVVIARRGGGTREKFTVRRIVSGEGVERTFPYNSPKIAKIEVKRHGKVRRAKLFFLRDRIGKATKLVERVDRAEKEAARAAKSAKKASAAAAE, from the coding sequence ATGATTCGTCAATTAATTAAGCAGGTTGAAGACCAGTATCTGCGTAAAGAACCGCTGTCGTTTGAAATCGGCGACACCGTCGAAGTGCACCAGCGAATTCTGGAAGGCGACAAAGAGCGTATCCAGATTTTCAACGGTGTCGTGATTGCCCGTCGCGGTGGTGGCACACGTGAGAAATTCACGGTTCGCCGAATCGTGTCCGGTGAAGGTGTAGAACGTACCTTCCCATACAACTCACCCAAGATCGCCAAGATCGAAGTGAAACGACACGGTAAGGTCCGACGCGCGAAGTTGTTCTTCTTGCGTGACCGTATCGGTAAGGCTACCAAGCTGGTCGAACGCGTTGATCGCGCTGAAAAGGAAGCCGCTCGCGCCGCGAAGTCGGCCAAGAAGGCCAGTGCGGCCGCAGCAGAATAG
- a CDS encoding YraN family protein yields MFGWFTTLLSAARGAKKELGNRGEIEAARFLEHLGYKILHRQWRERYGEIDLIAIDRDTIVFAEVKTRASAGFGHPTEAITTAKQGRMTRSALAFLKRKRWLNRRARFDVIAVIWPRDGDAPQIQHYMNAFEPTGFGQMYS; encoded by the coding sequence ATGTTTGGTTGGTTTACGACGCTGCTGAGCGCCGCGCGCGGTGCAAAAAAAGAATTGGGCAATCGCGGCGAAATCGAAGCCGCGAGATTTCTTGAGCATCTGGGTTACAAGATCCTGCATCGCCAATGGCGCGAGCGTTATGGCGAGATTGACCTGATCGCCATCGACCGCGATACAATCGTCTTCGCGGAAGTCAAAACACGCGCCTCAGCGGGCTTCGGGCATCCCACCGAGGCCATCACGACCGCGAAGCAAGGCCGAATGACGCGGTCTGCGCTCGCCTTTCTAAAACGAAAACGCTGGCTGAATCGGCGCGCACGGTTCGATGTGATCGCTGTCATCTGGCCCAGAGACGGCGATGCTCCTCAGATTCAACACTACATGAATGCATTCGAACCGACCGGGTTCGGTCAGATGTACTCATGA
- a CDS encoding ABC-F family ATP-binding cassette domain-containing protein: MAVLLQIKNATKSYGDQVLLDNAEATLSEDVKVGFVGRNGAGKSTLLRILLGEEELDTGEVFRHPKLRIGYLRQHDPFLPGETAQEFLMRDSGQPDWKCGEVAGQFELKGDYLDGPIAKLSGGWQTRVKLAALLLHEPNLLLLDEPTNFLDLRTQILLEHFLRSYREGCLIVSHDRGFLGATCTHTLDLSRGKLTMFPGKIDAFLEYQREQREMTERANSAVLAKRKHLETFIAKNKARASTATQARSKSKQLERLEVAEIEVDDPTARIRAPQVEPRQGPALRAMNLSIGYPERTIASGIDLEIEHGSRAAIVGDNGQGKTTFLRTIVDSLKPVTGEVRWGYGCQYGVYAQHVYTSLSDKQTVLEYLESNAAKGTKAQEILSVAGALLFRDDHVQKKISVLSGGERARLCMAGLLLSPYNILILDEPGNHLDVDTVEALAESLVAYKGTVIFTSHDRHFMKRVATNIIEVRDGRVNNYAGNYDAYLYYVNKEIDDGEREEVARRAKAPQASKPTDTAKPVAAVKTARRNEREIRKEISTIEKTIARLDDQKKQSNAKLMQSTDAKESLRLHNEVESLATELAAAEDRWCQLQEELGEDLV, from the coding sequence ATGGCCGTGTTGTTGCAAATTAAGAATGCTACGAAAAGCTATGGCGATCAGGTGTTGCTCGACAACGCCGAAGCGACGCTCTCGGAAGATGTGAAAGTGGGATTTGTTGGTCGCAACGGAGCGGGAAAGAGTACCTTGCTTCGCATTTTGCTGGGCGAGGAAGAGCTCGACACGGGCGAAGTCTTCCGGCATCCCAAGTTGCGAATCGGCTATCTGCGACAGCATGACCCTTTCTTGCCGGGCGAAACGGCGCAAGAGTTTCTCATGCGCGACAGCGGGCAGCCCGATTGGAAGTGCGGGGAAGTTGCTGGTCAGTTTGAGCTGAAAGGCGATTACCTGGATGGTCCGATTGCCAAGCTTTCGGGGGGATGGCAGACACGCGTGAAGCTGGCCGCCCTGCTCTTGCACGAACCGAATCTGCTGTTGCTGGACGAACCAACAAACTTCCTCGACTTGCGAACCCAGATTCTGCTGGAGCACTTTCTGCGGAGCTATCGCGAAGGCTGCTTGATTGTGTCACACGATCGGGGCTTTCTGGGCGCAACGTGTACCCACACGTTGGATCTGTCGCGTGGCAAACTGACGATGTTTCCAGGAAAGATCGACGCATTCCTGGAGTATCAGCGTGAACAGCGCGAGATGACCGAACGCGCGAATTCGGCGGTTTTGGCCAAGCGAAAGCACCTGGAAACGTTTATCGCCAAGAACAAAGCCCGCGCCAGTACCGCCACACAAGCGCGTTCCAAGAGCAAGCAACTCGAACGGCTGGAAGTGGCAGAGATCGAGGTTGACGATCCGACGGCTCGTATTCGTGCTCCGCAGGTCGAACCCCGACAGGGGCCTGCTCTGCGAGCGATGAATCTGAGCATCGGGTATCCCGAACGGACCATTGCGAGTGGCATCGATCTCGAAATCGAACACGGTTCACGGGCCGCGATCGTGGGAGACAACGGCCAGGGGAAGACAACCTTCTTGCGGACGATCGTCGATTCATTGAAGCCCGTCACCGGCGAAGTGCGGTGGGGATATGGCTGCCAGTACGGTGTCTATGCCCAGCATGTTTACACCAGTTTGTCGGATAAGCAGACGGTGCTTGAGTATCTCGAGTCGAATGCGGCGAAGGGAACGAAAGCGCAGGAAATCTTGAGTGTCGCGGGGGCGCTATTGTTCCGGGACGACCATGTTCAAAAGAAGATCTCGGTCTTGTCTGGGGGTGAGAGAGCACGGTTGTGTATGGCCGGGTTGCTGCTGAGCCCATACAACATTTTGATCCTCGACGAACCCGGGAACCATCTGGATGTTGATACGGTTGAAGCGTTGGCCGAGTCGCTGGTGGCGTACAAAGGAACGGTGATTTTCACCAGCCACGATCGCCATTTCATGAAACGCGTGGCGACGAACATCATTGAAGTGCGCGACGGTCGTGTGAATAACTACGCCGGCAACTACGATGCGTACTTGTACTACGTCAACAAGGAAATTGATGACGGTGAGCGTGAAGAAGTGGCGCGCCGAGCGAAAGCGCCGCAGGCATCCAAGCCGACCGATACCGCAAAACCGGTGGCCGCAGTGAAGACGGCGCGACGGAATGAGCGGGAAATCCGCAAGGAGATTTCGACGATCGAAAAGACGATCGCTCGCCTGGACGATCAGAAGAAGCAATCGAATGCAAAATTGATGCAGTCGACTGATGCGAAGGAATCATTGCGGCTTCACAACGAAGTCGAATCGCTGGCGACGGAACTGGCCGCGGCCGAAGACCGCTGGTGTCAGTTGCAGGAGGAACTCGGCGAGGACCTGGTTTGA
- the def gene encoding peptide deformylase — translation MEVLPYCHPALRWKSKPILEINDDLRRIVAEMFSLMYTAKGIGLAANQVGLPYRLFVLNLTADPEEKDEEIVFINPEILKRKGTTEGEEGCLSFPGMYGPVKRAAKVVIEAFDLNGECIEYSLDDLAARAVQHETDHLDGILFTDRMTETARRELEPVIGDFETQFRRWQSEGRFPSDELIKRELLKLEPKPPSENSKS, via the coding sequence ATGGAAGTCCTGCCCTACTGTCATCCGGCTTTGCGCTGGAAATCGAAGCCAATCCTCGAGATCAACGATGACTTGAGGCGCATCGTGGCTGAAATGTTCAGTCTGATGTACACGGCGAAAGGAATCGGACTGGCCGCAAACCAGGTTGGATTGCCATATCGCCTGTTCGTCCTGAATCTAACAGCCGACCCCGAGGAAAAAGACGAAGAAATTGTCTTCATCAATCCGGAAATCCTGAAGCGCAAGGGAACGACGGAAGGTGAAGAAGGCTGCCTGAGCTTCCCGGGTATGTATGGGCCCGTAAAACGTGCCGCAAAAGTCGTCATCGAAGCGTTTGACTTGAACGGCGAATGCATCGAATACTCTCTCGATGATCTGGCCGCACGGGCTGTGCAACATGAGACCGATCACCTGGATGGCATCCTCTTCACTGACCGGATGACCGAGACGGCGCGGCGGGAACTGGAACCGGTCATCGGTGATTTCGAAACACAGTTTCGCCGCTGGCAGTCAGAAGGTCGATTCCCTTCCGACGAACTGATCAAACGCGAACTCCTGAAGCTCGAACCCAAACCGCCTTCCGAGAATTCAAAGTCCTGA
- the fmt gene encoding methionyl-tRNA formyltransferase, whose protein sequence is MALRLLFLGTGPLALPAFQALCDSHEHEVVGLVTQPDRTGRGHHQHLNPLKELANARGLSVLQPVSIKTPESVQALQQTQADLFVVAAYGQILSNAVLAVPRLGTINIHASLLPKYRGATPIHAAVLNGDQDAGVTIIEIVQKLDAGPMLGKAIIPVKSNETTGELEQRLAELAIPLTQRVINEIETGTVERVSQDESLATHVRKLSKSDGLIPWTKSAIEVERHVRGMQPWPGPFSHLHQPGKPPLRLQILAVLPQGDAETYSTNSPPGTVIAVTPETLTIRCGENAVQLLTLQPDGKRPMPAADFLRGRKVSVGDTLG, encoded by the coding sequence GTGGCGCTGCGTCTGTTGTTTCTGGGAACGGGCCCCTTGGCGCTGCCTGCGTTTCAAGCGTTGTGCGATTCGCACGAACACGAAGTCGTGGGACTGGTCACCCAACCCGATCGCACTGGCCGAGGCCACCATCAACATCTAAATCCACTCAAGGAGCTTGCCAACGCGCGTGGATTAAGCGTATTGCAGCCCGTTTCCATTAAGACTCCAGAAAGCGTCCAAGCACTTCAGCAAACTCAGGCTGACTTGTTTGTGGTTGCGGCCTACGGACAAATCCTCTCAAACGCGGTTCTTGCCGTTCCTCGCCTGGGCACAATCAACATTCATGCTTCGTTGCTGCCAAAGTATCGCGGGGCAACACCCATTCACGCGGCGGTGCTCAATGGTGACCAAGATGCGGGCGTGACGATCATCGAGATCGTGCAAAAGCTGGATGCAGGTCCCATGCTGGGCAAGGCCATCATCCCGGTCAAATCCAATGAAACAACCGGCGAACTTGAACAACGTCTAGCGGAACTGGCGATTCCATTGACGCAACGTGTGATCAATGAAATTGAGACCGGGACAGTCGAACGAGTCTCCCAAGACGAATCTCTGGCCACACATGTCCGAAAACTGTCCAAATCAGACGGACTGATCCCCTGGACAAAGTCTGCGATCGAGGTTGAGCGACATGTTCGCGGCATGCAACCGTGGCCCGGACCGTTCAGCCACCTGCATCAGCCGGGAAAGCCTCCGCTGCGCCTGCAGATTCTGGCCGTTCTCCCACAAGGCGACGCCGAGACATATTCTACAAATTCACCACCAGGAACTGTCATCGCCGTCACGCCAGAGACACTGACTATTCGCTGCGGTGAAAACGCCGTTCAACTCCTGACATTGCAACCTGACGGCAAACGTCCCATGCCGGCCGCAGATTTTCTGCGAGGCCGCAAAGTGTCAGTTGGCGACACTTTAGGTTAA
- a CDS encoding NAD(P)H-hydrate epimerase, translated as MTRKQVRAVDERAMKEFGMLGLVLMENAGRNCAELLISLGITGRVVVCCGKGNNGGDGFVISRHLENSGVDVRVLMCVPPETLSGDAATNFQIIQRAGTPIVVPPFGWQAELASAEWIVDSLLGTGTQGAVREPFVSAINAINEARRRVLAVDLPSGLDCDTGQPLGCCVRAEHTATFVARKRGFDAERASDWTGSIHVLDIGVPRFLVERISYE; from the coding sequence ATGACACGGAAACAGGTGCGTGCCGTTGATGAGCGCGCTATGAAAGAATTTGGCATGCTCGGGCTCGTCCTGATGGAAAATGCCGGTCGGAATTGTGCCGAACTTCTGATTTCGCTGGGAATTACAGGCCGCGTTGTTGTCTGCTGCGGGAAGGGAAACAACGGAGGTGATGGATTCGTAATTTCCCGGCATTTGGAGAATTCGGGGGTTGATGTGCGCGTACTGATGTGTGTGCCCCCGGAAACGCTCTCGGGCGACGCGGCTACGAATTTCCAGATCATTCAGCGTGCCGGGACACCCATCGTCGTTCCCCCCTTTGGCTGGCAGGCGGAATTAGCATCGGCAGAATGGATTGTCGACTCGTTGCTGGGAACAGGAACGCAAGGAGCCGTGCGCGAACCATTCGTTTCCGCGATCAACGCGATCAACGAAGCCCGTCGCAGGGTGCTGGCAGTCGACTTGCCGTCGGGACTCGACTGTGACACCGGACAGCCGCTCGGCTGTTGTGTTCGGGCGGAGCATACCGCGACATTTGTCGCGCGAAAGCGAGGATTTGATGCCGAACGGGCTTCGGATTGGACCGGATCCATCCACGTGCTCGATATCGGAGTGCCTCGCTTTTTGGTGGAACGAATCTCTTACGAGTGA